The Leishmania mexicana MHOM/GT/2001/U1103 complete genome, chromosome 4 genome includes a window with the following:
- a CDS encoding acyltransferase-like protein, copy 2: MQKWFLLSSTALIIPSSVLVYLIDPLRYLGVPRRCVQSICVFILGYAFKAVWWVNPQIRVHVQFDANEHGKPACWDDIARTGTAFALNHTSFWDAFEMISITPLLHLMQMRTLMKSSLRNIPVFGGVFDRVGHFPVYFKSDEDGNFHVDKEKQAIVSQHMRWHLRLGGSIAFFPEGTINKTPETLQTFRYGTFATIIEHRLRVYYVVAVGSEKTWAPRMAYGGLPADIHIRIGAYPVDFDKDSSKSVAVGLQKHMQQVRDEIAAEVAAAEEPRRRRKDPVSEAKGAKTLGIAAPHAAREAHATRATA, translated from the coding sequence ATGCAGAAGTGGTTtctgctctcctccaccgccctgATCATTCCGTCCTCTGTGCTCGTCTACCTGATCGACCCGCTCCGCTACCTCGGAgtgccgcggcggtgtgTGCAGAGCATCTGCGTCTTCATCCTCGGCTACGCTTTCAAGGCGGTCTGGTGGGTCAACCCACAGAtccgcgtgcacgtgcagtTCGACGCCAACGAGCATGGAAAGCCGGCGTGCTGGGACGACATCGCCCGAACCGGCACCGCCTTCGCACTGAACCACACCTCCTTCTGGGATGCCTTCGAGATGATCAGCATCACCCCCCTGTTGCACCTCATGCAGATGCGCACGCTGATGAAGTCGTCGCTGCGCAACATCCCAGTCTTCGGCGGCGTCTTCGACCGCGTCGGGCACTTCCCCGTGTACTTCAAGTCGGACGAGGACGGTAACTTCCATGTTGACAAGGAGAAGCAGGCGATAGTGTCGCAACACATGCGCtggcacctgcgcctcggcggcagcatcgcctTCTTCCCCGAAGGCACCATCAACAAAACCCcggagacgctgcagacgTTCCGCTACGGCACCTTCGCTACCATCATCGAgcatcgcctccgcgtcTACTACGTGGTGGCCGTTGGCAGCGAGAAGACGTGGGCGCCGCGAATGGCGTACGGCGGGCTGCCGGCAGACATCCACATCCGCATCGGCGCCTACCCGGTCGACTTCGACAAGGACTCCAGCAAAAGCGTCGCGGTGGGACTGCAGAAGCACATGCAGCAGGTGCGGGACGAAATCGCGGCTGAGGTagccgccgcggaggagccgaggcggcggcgcaaggATCCGGTGTCAGAGGCGAAGGGAGCGAAGACGCTGGGCATTGCGGCGCCCCACGCTGCTCGTGAGGCCCATGCGACAAGGGCGACGGCGTAA